The window CAACTAATTGAATCTGGCAGGGTGTACTACCTTTCATGATAAACCATTTTGTTTACAGCAAGCAATAGCTACTCCGATCCCGGCCCTTTTGGGGGCTTAAGGTACTTCCTGAGCGGTGCCTGACCAGCAGGACGCGTGTCGGATCCGAGAATACCCTGGGCCTGACCGACATTGACCGGATCGGGGCGCGAGGCTGCACGATTCTCATCCAGGATCTTTTGGTAGATCTCTTCCCGATGGACCGTCGTGGTCGGAGCAGCCTTGATCCCGAGACGGACCTGCTTACCCTTAATCTGCATAACGACGATCTTCACATCGTCACCGATGGCGATCCCTTCGCCAACTTTTCGTGTGAGTACAAGCACGGTAGAACCCTCCCTGGTTCCAGCAAGGCCGAAAGCGCCGAGCGCTCGTCTGATTGTCTTGGGATACCCTATTATCTCCGATTATTTGCTGCATTACTAGCATGCAGCGGTAACAGGCCATGTGGCACTAAAGCTTTCTTGTTTATTGTAGGAAGTTCAAAAGCGATGGCTGCAAGAGCTTGGTCGATGCCATGAGCGTGCCCTGAAGTACGGCCTCAGTCCGTTTGAATTCCGAGGTTGAGTGATAGATATCGGCATCTTGCGCCTTCGATAACTGCTCACGGAGGACGATCTCATCGCCACTGAGCCGGTTGCCAGTCTCTCGCAGTGCATTAGACATAGCACCCAAGGTCGCCAGGCCCGAGCTAGTTTTGTCGAGTTGAAATTCGACCTCGTACATGGCCTTGTGCATCTGATCTTTGTCGTTATTCATCATGCCGTCGTGAAGCAGATTGAGCGCCGTGATCATGTTGAAGTGGCCACGGGCCACTTCATCAGGATTGGCTTCGAAGACATCCCGACCGTTGAGGCTGACCGGGCGAAAATTGCCGGGCGACACCTCAAGGTGCACAATGCCATCGTCACCCATGAAATCGCCCTCTAGGCTCAGGGTCGGGGTTTGATTGCGAAACCCGCCGAAGACGAAGCGTCCGTTGAATGTGGTGTTACCGAGCTGAATCACCTCGTCGAGAATTTCTCGGATTTCGCGTGCCGTCGCGCTGCGACTGTTTTGGTCGTAAGTGTCGTTGGACATGGCTACAGCCAGCTCTTTGGCGCGGATGAGGTTATTGTTGATGGCCTGCAGGGCCTCCTCACTGCGTTCCAAAAAGCCTTTGGAATACTCGATATTGGTCTGGAGTTGGCGCAGGGTATCGATATTGTCGCGGTAGCGAATAATCTGGCTAGCACCGATGGGATCATCTGACAGTTTCTCGACGCGACGTTGCGACGCAAGCTCTTCCATGGCCTGCGAATTTTGATCTCTCGCATTATTAATGCGATTGGAGACCGTTTCGTAACGAAGTCGCTCGGAAATTCTCATAAACTATTCACTCACCGCTTCATACTTAGAACTGTATCCAACATCTCATCTATCGTCGTGATGACCTTAGACGACGCGGTAAAGTTCGCTTGCCACTTCATCATATTCGTGGCTTCTTCGTCGAGCGACACCCCCGAAATTGATTCGCGTCGTTTAACTAAGTCCTCAACCAAAATGTCGGCGGACTGTTTGGCATGATCGGCGCGCTGGGTCTCCATACCTAAGTTGGCAGTATATTGAGCGTAGAATTCAACGAGGTTAACGCCGTCTTTCGTAAATATCCGCGCATCTTTGAGCTTAATAATCGCATTTAGATTGACGTTATCGCCAGGAGCCAGCGCGGTCGATGCCGCCGCGATGGAATGCGTCGATGCGGCAATGATATCTTCAATATCAATCGATGCTGCGGCGTTATCGATGGAATCAGTAATTTTGAAAAAATCGCGACCTGTGCTCTCCGAAAATTCCCCAATACCGAAACCACTGCGATGCACGCCGTTAACCTCATGAGCAAAACGGTAAGCCATCTCATTATTTTTCTCGAGCAGCGTCGGAATATCATCGTCGCGAATCCGAATGAACGCCTCAAGTGCACCACCATCCATGCGGCGCGTCACATTCCGAGTAGTATGGTCGTCCCAGTCGGTGATGGTGACGTCAAACAAGCTATCGTTATCAAAATTTCTCTGGACGCCAAACTTAGCTGCGTTATTGCGCTCGACTAAGGTCACTTGATCTGGCCCGCGTACACAGAGCATACCGTATTGGTCTTCGTAATATTTAATCTCGACCTGCTTGGAAACTTCACGCAATAGCCTTTCGCGCTGATCACGCAAATCGTTGGCAAAGGTACCCATGCCCGTCTCTGATGTCTGGATCTTCACGTTGAGCTTGGCAATTTCCTGTAGCTGATCGTTCACATTAGTGACGAGATCGAAAATCCTGTCGTTGATAATAGTGCGATTGTCGCGCAGATCCGTGTCAACGCGACGAAAGGCCGTAGACACGTCGCGTCCGGCTTCGACTACGGTGGTCCTGATCGTTTCGTCGGTGGGGAAGTTCGAGAGATTTTGGATGGTATTAAAAAACTTGGTTACTTCGTCCGATACACTCGCATTTAAGAGTGGGCTAAACACGCGCTCTATGGTCTTTAGGGCGTCAGCTCGTGCGGCAGCTCGACCGGAGTCCTGATGGGTAGCATTGAGCTGATTCTCGACAAACTGATCGTGGGACCTGGTTACACTGGCAATCGAGGCGCCGTTGCCGATGAGCACACCGTGAGTCTCAAGAGGATCGTTCTGACGGATGTTGACCGTCTGCCGCGAGTAACCTTCGACTTGGGCGTTAGCGATGTTATGGCCAGCCGTATCAACACCCTGACGGGTCGTCAGCAGGGCTTCCGATCCAACCGTGAGTGTGTGAAATAGTCCTGCCATCTCAGTTGCCTCAAGAAAAAAGCACCTTCATTAGGCCTTAACGCGAAACCCGCTGTTGCGACCGGCAGCTTTCTGCACGCCATGAGCATTATAGGAAACGGCCACTTGCTCGCTAACCTCTTGCCAAAATCGGTAGCTCTCCTGATAATTCCACATTAGCTTGGTGACAAGATAACGATTGGCCTCGATCTGTGGTTTCACGTCCATGTATACGGCGAAGAAATCCTGCACCGCCTTGGTAAAAACCTTGGCTACGTGCTGTAGAACTTGAACAGCAAACTGCTCGGATGAAAGAGAATTAGCTAACTCCGTCAACGCATCGTTAAACTGAGAGAGTGTGACGGGACGGGGCTTTTCGGGCCAATGTGCGCTTAAGATTTTGGCGAGTTTTTCGCCGGTAAGGGTGAAGTTAGTGTAAGCACCCTCGATTCGGTCACCCAGCTCCTCTTTAACGCGACAGGCATCCGTCACAAGGCCGTATTCTCGAGCCTCGATTGCCTCATGCTCAGATGCAATCACCTTAGGCATCTCTGCGTAGGCATCGCGCATCTTGTTGACGCAGTCAGTGAGACGAGATGCTACCTCGATGACTTGTTCCACAAATGTGGTCTGAGTCATTGCGCCTCTCCTGTTTAGAGGGAATTAATTGTCAGATTCGGCTAGGTGTTCTTTGATGGCTTCGTGCAACATGCCGTCAGCTATACGGCCAGCGTCTGGTTTGTAGGTACCGTCGGCTATTTGCTTCTTAATATCCGAGACACGGTCTTCACGAACGTCGGGAGTGGAGCGAGCGATATCGAGAGCTTTTTGGTAGGCTTCTGCTTTGGTTTTAGCGGCATCCGAGATGTTAACGCCATAGTCCTTGTTGGCCCGGGCGTTGTTGGCGGTTTGGCCGGCACCTTGAGGGGCGGCGGCTGGAGCCACCGCCTTGGCATTCTGTACCTTACCATCCTCAGCCTTGGACTGCGGGGTCGCTGCCGGATTCAGCCCGTCCGTTGCTTTGGGAGTGTAGCTGCCAATGCGGCTGGTACTCATGAAACACCTCTATCTTTCATGGTAGGGCTTCTAACATAGAACGGCTGGTGGAGAGAAAGAGAAAATCTGGTGGGCTTCTGCTACCTATTGTCGCCTGTTTTGATCGCAGCTGCAATCCCTGGGCTACGCGCACCCTCTTTGTAAGCCGCTAGTCCCTGCGACTTAGCCACCGCAGGAGGTGATGAGGGACGGACTTGAGATTGGGAATTAAGCAAAAATTCCTCAATATTATTGGCAAGTCCCGTATGCCTCTGCGCGGCCATCATCTTGGCATACTCATCGTCGAGTAACGACTTGTAAATATCTTCGGCATTACCTCCGTCAATCAGACCTGACTTCTGGACGGTGTCACGCATCGACTTAAGGACAATATTAAGAAACAGGGATTCAAAATCCTCGGCCGCTTGTTTAATCGTCGCGCGATCGCGGTCGTTAACCTTGGATCTAAGATCACCAAGGATCTTATCGTGGTTAGCCGCGACGGGCGTATTCACATTGACGCTTAGCGGACTATTCATATTACATAAACCTCAGCTCGGCATTGATGGCCCCGGATGCATGAACGGACTGCAAGATACCAACCAGATCCGCAGGTTTGACGCCTAGATTATTGAGCGTTTGCAGGAGTTCGCCGACCGTAGTACCACCAACGGAAACCACTGACTTAGGCGCCGATTTGTCGTTTTTGCCCCCAACCTTAATGGTCAAATCCCCGTGAGCAATCGCTATCGGCGCCACTACGACGCCAGCACCCATGACCACTGTCCCAGTCCTCTCATTAATGACCACAACGGAGCGCGCATCGTCCTCGACACGCATGGATTCAAGCTCGGAGAGAAACTCTA of the Deltaproteobacteria bacterium genome contains:
- the csrA gene encoding carbon storage regulator CsrA; protein product: MLVLTRKVGEGIAIGDDVKIVVMQIKGKQVRLGIKAAPTTTVHREEIYQKILDENRAASRPDPVNVGQAQGILGSDTRPAGQAPLRKYLKPPKGPGSE
- the flgL gene encoding flagellar hook-associated protein 3 yields the protein MRISERLRYETVSNRINNARDQNSQAMEELASQRRVEKLSDDPIGASQIIRYRDNIDTLRQLQTNIEYSKGFLERSEEALQAINNNLIRAKELAVAMSNDTYDQNSRSATAREIREILDEVIQLGNTTFNGRFVFGGFRNQTPTLSLEGDFMGDDGIVHLEVSPGNFRPVSLNGRDVFEANPDEVARGHFNMITALNLLHDGMMNNDKDQMHKAMYEVEFQLDKTSSGLATLGAMSNALRETGNRLSGDEIVLREQLSKAQDADIYHSTSEFKRTEAVLQGTLMASTKLLQPSLLNFLQ
- the flgK gene encoding flagellar hook-associated protein FlgK, whose product is MAGLFHTLTVGSEALLTTRQGVDTAGHNIANAQVEGYSRQTVNIRQNDPLETHGVLIGNGASIASVTRSHDQFVENQLNATHQDSGRAAARADALKTIERVFSPLLNASVSDEVTKFFNTIQNLSNFPTDETIRTTVVEAGRDVSTAFRRVDTDLRDNRTIINDRIFDLVTNVNDQLQEIAKLNVKIQTSETGMGTFANDLRDQRERLLREVSKQVEIKYYEDQYGMLCVRGPDQVTLVERNNAAKFGVQRNFDNDSLFDVTITDWDDHTTRNVTRRMDGGALEAFIRIRDDDIPTLLEKNNEMAYRFAHEVNGVHRSGFGIGEFSESTGRDFFKITDSIDNAAASIDIEDIIAASTHSIAAASTALAPGDNVNLNAIIKLKDARIFTKDGVNLVEFYAQYTANLGMETQRADHAKQSADILVEDLVKRRESISGVSLDEEATNMMKWQANFTASSKVITTIDEMLDTVLSMKR
- the flgM gene encoding flagellar biosynthesis anti-sigma factor FlgM — translated: MSTSRIGSYTPKATDGLNPAATPQSKAEDGKVQNAKAVAPAAAPQGAGQTANNARANKDYGVNISDAAKTKAEAYQKALDIARSTPDVREDRVSDIKKQIADGTYKPDAGRIADGMLHEAIKEHLAESDN